The following are encoded together in the Gouania willdenowi chromosome 14, fGouWil2.1, whole genome shotgun sequence genome:
- the taf1 gene encoding transcription initiation factor TFIID subunit 1 isoform X4, producing MSDSDSDEDQDRPFSITGFLFGNINEDGQLEDDSVLDNESKKHLAGLGTLGLSSLITEITANEDEDKEEQKDSSSVDAEGWVKSTDDAVDYSDISEVAEDETKKYRQAMGSLQPVRKTDDEDDYDADCEDIDSKLMPPPPPPTIFTSVKKDEPSSQTPSVAEDGDGIILPSIIAPSSAADKVDFSSSSDSESETERPGPGSVSGGAPDSLTLPLAGIMQKDAAKALPGVTELFPEFRPGRVLRFLRLFGPGKNMPSVWRSARRKKKRKHRDPQPGTPPPEGEPPEQNQEKKSGWVYEFAPPPPPEQCLSDDEITMMAPVESKFSQTCSDVDKETESRPKVAEWRYGPAQLWYDILGVPEDGRAFSYGFKLKETPSAKDEQQNHQEVIEGSPEVQMQDDNNNDHDVDNDDDGEGAQKDKKALENELFLMVTQLQWEDDIIWNGEDIKHKGTKTQRASLAGWLPSSMTRNANAYNAQQGLTRSNSQLVPPTPMPITKVSSLSSSKREKSSHDHHASQEDDCLWYSIFPIDNEELVYGRWEDNIIWDDQEMDHMLTPPVLTLDPNDENIILEIPDEKEELASHSPSKENKKETAIKKSRILLGKTGVIKDEPQQNMSQPEVKDPWNLSNDEFYYPKQQGLRGTFGGNIIQHSIPALELRQPFFPTHMGSMKLRLFHRPALKKYSFGALSQPGPHAVQPLLKHIKKKAKMREQERQASGGGDMFFMRTPHDLTGKDGDLILAEYSEEYPPLVLQVGMATKIKNYYKRKPGKDPGAPDCKYGETVYCHTSPFLGSLHPGQLLQAFENNLFRAPIYLHKMPETDFLVLRTRHGYYIRELVDIVVVGQECPLFEVPGPNSKRANTHIRDFLQVFIYRLFWKSKDRPRRIRMEDIKKAFPSHSESSIRKRLKLCADFKRTGMDSNWWVLKPDFRLPTEEEIRAMVSPEQCCAYYSMLVAEQRLKDAGYGEKSFFAPEEENEEDFQMKIDDEVRTAPWNTTRAFISAMKGKCLLEVTGVADPTGCGEGFSYVKVPNKPTQQKDDKEPQPVKKTVTGTDADLRRLSLKNAKQLLRKFGVPEEEIKKLSRWEVIDVVRTMSTEQARSGEGPMSKFARGSRFSVAEHQERYKEECQRIFDLQNKVLESTEVLSTDTDSSSAEDSDFEEMGKNIENMLQNKKTSSQLSREREEQERKELQRMLMGEESDRDNKGRKERRKGLSSSLSTGSHKDDDTSSVTSLNSSATGRRRLKIYRTFKDEDGKEYVRCETVRKAAVIDAYTRIRTTKDDDFIKKFALFDEQHREEMRKERRRIQEQLRRLKRNQEKDKFKGPPEKKAKKMKERPDLKLKCGACGAIGHMRTNKFCPLYYQTNAPPSNPVAMTEEQEEELEKTVIHNDNEELIKVEGTKIVLGKQLIESADEVRRKSLVLKFPKQQLPQKKKRRVGSAVHCDYLNKPHKAIHRRRTDPMVTLSSVLESIINDMRDHPNTYPFHTPVNAKVVKDYYKIITRPMDLQTLRENVRKRMYPSREEFREAVEVIVKNSATYNGAKHPITQVAQSMLDLCDLKLKEKEDRLVRLEKAINPLLDDDDQVAFSFILDNIVTQKMMVVPDSWPFHHPVNKKFVPDYYKVIVCPMDLESVRKNISKHKYQNRDVFLSDVSLIHANSIKYNGADSPYTKTALEIVNVCKQTLAEYDEHLTQLEKDICTAKEAALDAADLECLDPMTPGPYTPQGRHRRLGEEESDVDIEGFEDDDDGKPKTPAPAEDAGDLEDEDDDEEMLLPPRRRTLGRDEEDDEDDYREDGRSGRPAQASVLYQDLLMSDGEDDASEEEGDNPFSSIQLSESGSDSDRELDVRPAPPRRAQDTARMGMEQDESMMSYDGDGADAHMEDSNVSYGSFEETESRSHLQPSSMGHVDEYSLSEEEEEDEEDEARRRGPAVLSQVQLSEDEESEEFRSIGGDSDMDSEA from the exons ATGTCGGACTCAGACAGTGATGAAGACCAAGATCGTCCATTTTCCATCACTGGTTTCCTCTTTGGAAACATTAATGAAGATGGACAGTTAGAGGACGACAGCGTTCTAGACAAC GAGTCTAAAAAGCACTTGGCTGGTTTGGGAACGTTGGGCCTGAGTTCACTCATCACAGAGATCACTGCCAATGAAGACGAAGACAAGGAGGAGCAGAAAGACTCCAGCAGCGTGGATGCAGAGG GTTGGGTGAAAAGCACGGACGATGCAGTCGATTACTCCGACATCAGCGAAGTCGCTGAGGATGAAACAAAGAAATATCGTCAAGCGATGGGAAGCCTGCAGCCTGTCAGGAAAACag ACGATGAGGATGATTATGATGCTGATTGTGAGGACATCGACTCTAAGCTCAtgcctcctcctccacctccaacTATTTTTACGTCTGTCAAGAAAGACGAGCCGTCCTCTCAGACCCCCAGTG TTGCAGAAGACGGAGACGGCATCATCCTTCCGTCCATCATCGCGCCGTCATCAGCTGCCGACAAAGTGGACTTCAGCAGCTCCtcagactctgagtcagaaacAGAACGACCCGGCCCGGGGTCAGTGAGCGGAGGGGCCCCGGACAGCCTGACCCTCCCATTGGCTGGAATCATGCAGAAAGACGCTGCTAAAGCACTGCCGGGCGTTACTGAGCTATTCCCAGAGTTCAGGCCTGGAAGG GTGCTGAGGTTCCTGCGTCTGTTTGGTCCTGGAAAGAACATGCCCTCGGTTTGGAGAAGTGCTCGCAGGAAGAAGAAACGTAAACACAGAGACCCTCAGCCTGGAACGCCCCCCCCAGAGGGAGAGCCCCCCGAACAGAACCAGGAGAAGAAGTCTGGCTGGGTTTATGAGTTtgctccgccccctcctcctGAGCAGTGTCTCTCTGATGACGAG ATCACCATGATGGCTCCAGTGGAATCCAAGTTCTCACAAACGTGCAGCGATGTCGACAAAGAAACGGAGTCTCGACCCAAAGTGGCGGAGTGGAGGTACGGTCCCGCTCAGCTGTGGTACGACATCCTGGGCGTCCCCGAGGACGGACGCGCCTTCAGCTACGGCTTCAAACTGAAGGAGACGCCGTCTGCTAAGGATGAGCAGCAGAACCATCAAGAAGTGATTGAAGGTTCTCCAGAG GTCCAGATGCAGGACGACAACAACAATGACCATGATGTtgacaatgatgatgatggtgaaggTGCGCAGAAGGACAAGAAGGCGTTGGAGAACGAGCTCTTCCTGATGGTGACTCAACTGCAGTGGGAGGACGACATCATCTGGAATGGAGAGGACATCAAACACAAAGGCACTAAGACCCAGAGAGCCAGCCTGGCAGGGTGGCTGCCATCCAGCATGACACGCAACGCCAACGCCTACAACGCACAGCAGG GGCTGACGAGAAGCAACTCCCAGTTGGTGCCACCGACGCCGATGCCCATCACCAAAGTATCCTCGCTCTCCAGCTCTAAGAGGGAGAAGAGCAGCCATGATCACCACG CATCACAAGAGGACGATTGTCTCTGGTATTCAATCTTTCCCATCGATAACGAAGAGTTGGTGTACGGACGCTGGGAGGACAACATCATCTGGGACGACCAGGAGATGGATCACATGCTCACACCTCCGGTCCTCACGCTGGATCCCAATGATGAGAACATCATTCTTG AAATTCCCGATGAAAAGGAAGAGTTGGCCTCCCACTCCCCgtccaaagaaaacaaaaaggaaacgGCGATCAAGAAGAGCCGCATCCTGCTGGGGAAGACCGGGGTGATAAAAGATGAGCCACAGCAG AACATGTCCCAGCCTGAGGTGAAAGATCCCTGGAACCTTTCCAACGATGAGTTCTACTACCCCAAGCAGCAGGGCTTAAGGGGAACCTTTGGTGGCAACATCATCCAG CACTCCATCCCAGCTCTGGAGCTCAGGCAGCCCTTCTTCCCCACCCACATGGGATCTATGAAGCTCCGCCTCTTCCACCGCCCGGCGCTGAAGAAGTATTCATTCGGAGCGTTATCGCAGCCTGGACCTCACGCCGTGCAGCCGCTGCTCAAACACATCAAGAAGAAGGCCAAG atGAGGGAACAAGAACGCCAGGCGTCTGGAGGAGGAGATATGTTTTTTATGAGAACACCACACGACCTGACGGGTAAAGACGGGGATCTGATCCTGGCAGAGTACAGTGAGGAGTATCCCCCACTGGTCCTGCAGGTTGGCATGGCAACGAAGAtcaaaaactactacaaaagg AAACCTGGAAAAGATCCTGGAGCCCCCGACTGTAAATATGGGGAGACCGTTTACTGCCACACGTCCCCCTTCTTGGGTTCTCTGCACCCCGGGCAGCTGCTTCAG gcTTTTGAAAACAACCTTTTCCGTGCACCCATCTACCTGCACAAAATGCCAGAGACGGACTTCCTAGTTCTGCGAACACGTCACGGCTACTACATCAGAGAGCTCGTGGACATTGTTGTCGTTGGTCAGGAGTGTCCCTTGTTCGAAGTTCCAGGACCGAACTCCAAACGAGCCAACACTCACATCCGAGACTTCCTGCAG GTCTTCATTTACCGTCTGTTCTGGAAAAGCAAAGATCGACCTCGCAGAATCCGCATGGAGGACATCAAGAAAGCTTTCCCTTCACATTCAGAGAGTAGCATCAGGAAGCGGCTCAAACTCTGCGCTGACTTTAAACGCACAG GTATGGACTCAAACTGGTGGGTCCTAAAGCCTGACTTCAGGCTCCCCACTGAGGAGGAGATCAGAGCCATGGTTTCCCCAGAGCAGTGCTGCGCCTACTACAGCATGCTGGTGGCAGAACAGAGGCTCAAG GATGCTGGATACGGTGAGAAATCCTTCTTTGCTCCAGAGGAGGAGAACGAAGAAGACTTTCAGATGAAGATTGATGATGAG GTTCGGACGGCACCGTGGAACACAACGCGAGCTTTCATTTCCGCCATGAAAGGAAAGTGTCTGTTGGAGGTGACGGGCGTGGCCGACCCTACGGGTTGTGGAGAAGGATTCTCGTATGTGAAAGTCCCAAACAAACCCACCCAGCAGAAG GACGATAAAGAGCCGCAGCCCGTGAAGAAGACTGTGACAGGGACGGACGCTGACCTGAGGAGGCTCTCACTGAAGAACGCAAAGCAGCTGTTACGCAAGTTTGGTGTTCCTGAGGAGGAG ATCAAGAAGTTGTCCCGCTGGGAGGTGATTGATGTGGTGAGAACCATGTCTACAGAGCAGGCGCGCTCAGGAGAAGGACCCATGAGCAAGTTCGCCCGGGGTTCACGTTTCTCTGTCGCTGAACATCAGGAGCGTTACAAGGAGGAATGTCAGAGGATCTTTGACCTGCAGAACAA GGTCCTGGAGTCCACCGAGGTTCTGTCCACGGACACAGACAGCAGCTCAGCAGAGGACAGTGACTTCGAGGAGATGGGGAAGAACATTGAGAACATGCTGCAGAACAAGAAGACCAGCTCCCAGCTGTCCCGTGAGAGGGAGGAGCAGGAGAGGAAGGAGCTGCAGAGGATGCTGATGGGCGAGGAAAGTGACCGCGACAACAAGGGGCGCAAGGAGCGCCGCAAAGGCTTGT CCAGCTCCTTATCCACCGGCTCACACAAAGACGACGACACGTCCTCCGTCACCAGCCTGAACTCCTCGGCCACAGGACGCCGACGGCTTAAGATCTATCGCACCTTCAAGGACGAGGACGGCAAAGAGTATGTCCGCTGTGAGACGGTGCGCAAAGCGGCCGTGATCGACGCCTACACCAGGATCCGAACCACCAAGGACGATGATTTCAT AAAGAAGTTTGCGTTGTTTGATGAGCAGCACAGGGAGGAGATGAGGAAAGAACGGCGACGAATCCAAGAGCAGCTCAGGAGGCTGAAGAGGAACCAGGAGAAAGACAAGTTCAAAGGACCTCCAGAGAAGAAGGCCAAGAAGATGAAAGAGAGGCCAGACCTCAAG CTGAAGTGTGGAGCGTGTGGAGCCATCGGACACATGAGGACCAATAAGTTCTGCCCTCTGTATTACCAAACCAACGCCCCGCCCTCTAACCCGGTCGCCATGACAGAAGAGCAGGAAGAAGAGCTGGAAAAGACCGTCATCCACAACGACAACGAGGAGCTGATCAAAGTGGAGGGAACCAAGATTGTTCTGGGCAAACAGCTGATAGAAAG CGCTGACGAGGTGCGGCGGAAGTCTCTCGTGCTGAAATTCCCCAAGCAGCAGctaccacagaagaagaagagacgCGTGGGCAGCGCCGTCCACTGCGACTACCTGAAC AAGCCACACAAAGCCATCCATCGGCGCCGCACCGACCCCATGGTGACACTGTCCTCGGTCCTGGAGAGCATCATCAACGACATGCGGGACCACCCTAAC ACGTACCCGTTCCACACGCCCGTCAACGCCAAGGTGGTGAAGGACTACTACAAGATCATCACGCGGCCCATGGACCTGCAGACGCTGCGGGAGAACGTTCGCAAGCGTATGTACCCGTCCCGGGAGGAGTTCAGGGAAGCAGTGGAGGTCATTGTGAAAAACAGCGCCACCTACAACG GAGCCAAACATCCCATCACACAAGTGGCTCAGTCCATGCTGGATCTGTGTGACCTTAAACTGAAAGAG aaaGAGGACCGACTGGTGAGGCTGGAGAAGGCCATTAACCCCCTGTTGGATGACGACGATCAGGTGGCCTTCTCCTTCATCCTGGACAACATCGTGACCCAGAAAATGATGGTGGTACCAGAC TCGTGGCCATTTCACCATCCCGTCAACAAGAAGTTTGTGCCTGATTATTACAAGGTCATTGTGTGCCCTATGGACCTGGAGTCGGTCCGCAAG aacatCTCCAAACACAAGTACCAGAACAGAGACGTGTTCCTCTCAGACGTTAGCCTCATCCACGCTAACAGCATCAAGTACAACG GCGCCGACAGTCCCTACACCAAGACGGCGCTAGAGATTGTCAACGTGTGCAAGCAGACATTAGCAGAG tacGATGAACACCTGACTCAGCTGGAGAAGGACATCTGCACGGCTAAAGAAGCTGCTCTGGACGCCGCTGACCTGGAGTGTCTGGACCCCATGACCCCTGGGCCCTACACGCCTCAG GGACGCCACCGACGCCTGGGGGAGGAGGAGTCAGACGTGGACATCGAAGGGTTCGAGGACGATGACGACGGGAAACCAAAAACTCCTGCTCCG GCTGAGGATGCAGGAGACCTGGAGGATGAAGACGACGATGAGGAGATGCTGCTGCCGCCTCGCAGACGCACGCTGGGTCGTGACGAAGAGGACGATGAAGACGACTACAGGGAGGACGGACGGTCGGGGCGTCCGGCCCAGGCCAGCGTCCTGTACCAGGACCTGCTCATGTCCGACGGAGAGGATGACGCTAGTGAGGAAGAGGGGGACAACCCCTTCTCCT CGATCCAACTGTCGGAGAGCGGCAGCGACTCGGACCGTGAGCTGGACGTGAGGCCGGCGCCGCCGCGCAGAGCCCAGGACACGGCCCGTATGGGCATGGAGCAAGACGAGAGCATGATGTCATACGACGGGGATGGAGCCGACGCCCACATGGAGGACAGCAACGTCAG CTACGGCAGCTTCGAGGAGACGGAGAGTCGGAGCCACCTGCAGCCGTCCAGCATGGGCCACGTGGACGAGTACAGCctgagtgaggaagaggaggaggatgaagaggacGAGGCTCGTCGCAGAGGTCCAGCCGTCCTCTCTCAGGTTCAGCTCAGCGAGGACGAGGAGAGCGAGGAGTTCAGGTCCATCGGAGGAGACAGCGACATGGACTCAGAGGCttag